The stretch of DNA GATTCTAAGTAGAGGAGAGGCACTGGTTGCCCGGGCAATTCGCACCAAATAGAATCCAGGGCTGGACTTATGGATTTTAGCCCGGGCTAGATCGCTCGGGCCCCTCACGACCTGTCTCCATGCCGCCGACCGTCATCAACGTCGCCCGAGCGGACGACGTCCGCGACGTGGTGCATCGGGCTGTCCAGGCCCTCGCCGAAGGGCAGCTGGTGGCCATCCCGACCGAGACGGTATACGGCATCGCCGCCAGCGCGACCCACCCGGACGCCGTCGCCCGGCTAGCGGCCGCCAAGGGCCGCGACATGGCCTCGCCGTTCGCCCTGGCGGTGAAGAGCGTCGAGGACGCCGAGGACTACGCCCCCGGCTGGAACGCCGTCGCGAGGCGTCTGGCGCGTCGCTGCTGGCCGGGGCCGGTGACCCTGGTGGTGGAGGCCAACAGGCAGGAGGGGCTGCTCAGGCAGCTTCCTCAGGCCGTCCTGCCCTACGTGTGCCCCAATGGCTCGGTGGGCCTGCGGTCGCCGGCGAATCAGCTCGTGCAGGACATCCTCAGGATGCTGGCCGGGCCGATCGCCCTGTCGAGCGCCAACAAGTCGGGCGAACCCGACGCCACCACCGCCAAGGATTGCGTCGAGGCCCTGGGGGACAAGCTGTCCCTGGTGCTCGATGACGGCCCGGCGCGGTATGGTCAGCCCTCGTCGGTAGTGCGGATAACCGAAGCCGGCTTCGAGGTCCTCCGTGAAGGGGTCGTCGGCCGGCCTACGCTCGAAAGGCTGTCGCGAATGCTTGTGATCTTCGTCTGCACCGGAAACACCTGCCGCAGCCCGCTGGCGGAGGTCCTGATGCGTCGCCGGCTGGCCGACGAGTTGGGCGTCGCCGAGGACGAACTGGAGCAGAGCGGCGTGATGGTGGCCTCGGCGGGGATTGCCGCAGCCGCCGGCAGCCCGGCGAGCCCTGAAACGGCGGAAGTCCTTCGTAAGCAAGGACTTTCGTGCGACGCCCACTCCGCCCAGCAGCTCACCGAGCACCTCGTCCGCCAGGCGGATTGGCTGTTCGCGATGACCCCCTCCCACGTAGAATCGATCCTAAGCCTCTGGCCCGAGGCGGCTGGTCGTGTCAAGCTGGTGGACGCTTCAGGCGGCGCCATCAGCGACCCAATCGGCGGGCCGCTGGAGGTCTACGAGAGGTGTGCCGAGCAGATCCGCGCCGGGGTGGAACGCCACGCCGAGCAGATCCTCACCGAGCTGCGTGCCTCGACCAATAAGTAACCGCGGCCAAGTAACCGCGACCCGCCCCATCGGATCGGGTCGTCGCGACGCCTGACGCCCTTTTCACCTAAACCTACCGGCGACCCCGCCGCCCAACCGGACCAAGCAAGATGCGTATCTCCGTCGCCAGCGATCATCGCGGCGTAGAACTCAAGCGGGCGATCATCGCCAAGCTCGAGTCGCTCGGCCACCAAGTCAGCGACGATGGCTCCGACGG from Botrimarina mediterranea encodes:
- a CDS encoding L-threonylcarbamoyladenylate synthase, producing MPPTVINVARADDVRDVVHRAVQALAEGQLVAIPTETVYGIAASATHPDAVARLAAAKGRDMASPFALAVKSVEDAEDYAPGWNAVARRLARRCWPGPVTLVVEANRQEGLLRQLPQAVLPYVCPNGSVGLRSPANQLVQDILRMLAGPIALSSANKSGEPDATTAKDCVEALGDKLSLVLDDGPARYGQPSSVVRITEAGFEVLREGVVGRPTLERLSRMLVIFVCTGNTCRSPLAEVLMRRRLADELGVAEDELEQSGVMVASAGIAAAAGSPASPETAEVLRKQGLSCDAHSAQQLTEHLVRQADWLFAMTPSHVESILSLWPEAAGRVKLVDASGGAISDPIGGPLEVYERCAEQIRAGVERHAEQILTELRASTNK